Genomic segment of Methanolobus mangrovi:
TTAGTCGCTCCCTTTCCTTTTATTGTGATGCTTTTATCTGCCTGATTGGACAGTATGGGACAAATCAAAGTGAGCTTGTTATATAGCACTGGAGAATGGGGCCAAAATTACCACAAAAAAGCCTGCAACATTTGCCCTTTTATATACGTATATATCCCAATCTGTGAAAGTGGGGGCGATAACAAATGGATGAAAAGACAATTAATTATAACAGACTCAAACAAGGTGGTTTTCTTGTTCAGAGGCAACCAGAAGACCTTTTCTCCATACGACTTCGTGTTGTAGGGGGTCAGCTGACCTCTGAGCAGCTTCGGGCACTTGCTGATGCTTCTGATAAATACGGAAGGGGCGAGGTCCACATAACCGCACGTCAGGGACTTGAGATATCATACATCCCATTTGAGGATGCAGATAATCTCCTTGATGAACTTGAGGGGCGGGGTGTCCGTCAGGGTACCTGTGGTCCAAGGGTTCGTGGTGTGGTTGCCTGTCAGGGTAATCGCGTTTGTCCCCGTGGGTTGATCGATGCGGAAGACATCGCAAAGAAGATCGACGATAAATATTTTGCAAAGGAACTTCCTGGCAAATTCAAATTTGCAGTAACAGGCTGTCCTTCATCGTGTATGAAAGCACAGGAGAACGACCTTGGTGTAATGGGAGGGCTCGAGCCGCAGTGGGTAGAGAAGAAATGTACCTATTGTAAGCTCTGTCAGACTGCCTGTCCGGCTGATGCCATCCGGGTAGAAAAAGGAGCCCTGCATTATGAAAGGGACAAATGTATCCTGTGTGGTCAGTGTCGCCTTATATGCCCCAAGGACGCATGGGCAGTATCCAGGGAAGGGTACACTGTCTATGTTGGCGGTAAGGTTGGAAGATACCCAAGGTTCGGTGTCAAACTAACTGAACTCGTAGATGAGGACACTTTATTCGGGATAATTGAAAGATCCCTGGAGTTCTTCAAAAAGGAAGCAACTTCCGGCGAACGTTTCGGAGATACAATTCAGCGTGTAGGTTTT
This window contains:
- a CDS encoding 4Fe-4S binding protein, which codes for MDEKTINYNRLKQGGFLVQRQPEDLFSIRLRVVGGQLTSEQLRALADASDKYGRGEVHITARQGLEISYIPFEDADNLLDELEGRGVRQGTCGPRVRGVVACQGNRVCPRGLIDAEDIAKKIDDKYFAKELPGKFKFAVTGCPSSCMKAQENDLGVMGGLEPQWVEKKCTYCKLCQTACPADAIRVEKGALHYERDKCILCGQCRLICPKDAWAVSREGYTVYVGGKVGRYPRFGVKLTELVDEDTLFGIIERSLEFFKKEATSGERFGDTIQRVGFEQFKAFVLE